One Methanosphaera sp. WGK6 DNA window includes the following coding sequences:
- a CDS encoding ATP-binding protein, translated as MTIAWGTDTELNDTEFYNRKNDIELLSNILNSSQYGSTPTILLTGIRGVGKTALIKKLKKEFDKDYLVTYIDFGTSYAYQTGKLTRKSIMELIYHEIIKSCKEAGLQTIDKKIEKFFKTQNFKVKEIIDYKGIPLPIPETEQDYSKLANFVMDLPQKIYEEYHEKIKGVFLFIDEFQLIKELDEPIDSFLWFFRSKIQSEKNVAYIISGSMSLKDNLIEEIAGKNGAFGGRLLTVLIEPFTKNTTISYLKENAPYLNFTKEGFNQFYTCTQGIPFYINTFAKVLPPDKTLDKEILITEFESALDLLAVHFINAWLQLTLQEQRIIISLIDKSRKRIEIANELGVTSGSLSKSLNNLQNKILIEFSDNKYKINDPILKLWLKKEYKRKGHYPHKIT; from the coding sequence ATGACAATAGCTTGGGGAACAGATACAGAATTAAATGATACAGAATTCTATAATAGAAAAAATGACATAGAATTACTATCCAATATATTAAACAGTAGCCAATATGGATCTACACCTACTATTCTACTTACAGGAATTAGAGGTGTAGGAAAAACAGCACTAATTAAAAAATTAAAAAAAGAATTTGATAAAGATTACCTTGTAACATACATAGATTTTGGAACATCATATGCATATCAAACAGGAAAACTAACACGAAAAAGTATAATGGAATTAATTTACCATGAAATAATAAAATCATGTAAAGAAGCAGGATTACAAACAATTGATAAAAAAATTGAAAAATTTTTCAAAACCCAAAATTTCAAAGTAAAAGAAATAATAGATTATAAAGGAATACCCTTACCAATACCCGAAACAGAGCAAGATTATAGTAAATTAGCCAATTTTGTAATGGATTTACCACAAAAAATATATGAAGAATATCATGAAAAAATAAAAGGTGTTTTCCTATTTATTGATGAATTTCAATTAATTAAAGAGTTAGATGAACCTATAGATAGTTTTTTATGGTTTTTTAGAAGTAAAATACAATCTGAAAAAAATGTAGCATACATAATCTCAGGTAGTATGAGTCTAAAAGATAATCTTATTGAAGAAATTGCTGGAAAAAATGGTGCATTTGGAGGTAGACTATTAACAGTTCTTATTGAACCTTTTACAAAAAATACTACTATATCCTATTTAAAAGAAAATGCACCTTATCTTAACTTCACCAAAGAAGGTTTTAATCAATTTTACACATGCACCCAAGGTATTCCATTTTATATAAACACTTTTGCTAAAGTACTACCTCCTGATAAAACATTAGATAAAGAAATACTTATCACTGAATTTGAAAGTGCATTAGATTTACTTGCAGTTCATTTTATTAATGCATGGCTTCAATTAACTCTCCAGGAACAAAGAATAATTATATCCCTCATTGACAAGTCTAGAAAAAGAATTGAAATAGCAAATGAATTAGGTGTTACTAGTGGATCTTTAAGTAAATCTTTGAATAACTTACAAAATAAGATATTAATAGAATTTTCGGATAATAAATACAAAATTAATGACCCCATTCTAAAATTATGGCTTAAAAAAGAATATAAACGAAAAGGCCATTACCCACATAAAATCACATGA
- a CDS encoding Ig-like domain repeat protein — translation MYAYGGAIYNRNTYLTLNNCTFENNSVSGNSLFGNLGGAITNNDGFVDIINCTFINNTVSGPSSYGGAVATYSSSAITRIFNSSFSGNKANATGKTDDPYSNVQLESAFGGAVGTYSGGLSIVDNSYFANNTAGSGGAVGNVDSRTVVTNNTFINNNATNGGAVGGTRVYGTAVTNVTNNTMINNTAYNGAGVAIMAGSGNIINNTMTCNNATNGGAIANENGITVIEGNQLVNNTGIYGGAIASQFGSTNITSNNITCNNATRGGAVANDNSTVIITNNILAGNTADAGATIYTLTGNTTINANNITSSNGITSVIYNNGSTILDKNYVFNNTVSDENSYVVYSETSTNINVTGNSFYNNTDFKRDMLFNDFSSQNTTNNIYISNYLETSSPDDVTITLNDNIYTLNYTINIRNVYNDTVRTGYVKVNINGEYYTEQFPVNNGNVTVTIPKSSLTFENNIILEYISEDKSYQPINKTAYIEIVKDTTITVITNNTVKIGSNVEIQGELRDEDNDIVPNAEITISVNDDETIKVITDANGKYSVNYTTKVLGTNNVTVNYNGNKSYNPSTNKTTFNVEKRATIIIINPVKSVIGEQFTLTAYVTDIYGDKVNGGNLVFKLNGKTLRNDGSFNSTEAPLKFKVVDGVVTYTLTADLYLRNAKNLSASYSGSYNYEANTSDITTAEIAKRTAQITVTTINTTKQDVDIEFTAHLKDITPHGTNMTAINEDGYVIFKLNGVTLKDASGKVVKVKVENNTAKYTYHVPIGMASDDGKNNTRNYTVEAVYQNDIFYPDTRNTTVFHVEKSPINIQFTKVIIDNTTKTMNITGNITDYKGNLLVGVNKVCVKVNNATIRDAENNTIFYTVRNGIIDIKDVNVTKAKTFNDVMVVSGDRQAYLEGRNTTTELTIKN, via the coding sequence ATGTATGCTTATGGTGGTGCAATCTACAACAGAAATACATATCTAACACTAAATAACTGTACATTTGAGAACAATTCAGTAAGTGGAAATTCATTATTCGGTAACCTTGGAGGAGCAATTACTAACAATGATGGATTTGTTGATATAATTAACTGTACATTTATTAACAACACAGTCAGTGGACCATCATCATATGGTGGAGCAGTTGCAACATACAGTAGTTCAGCTATAACCAGAATTTTCAACAGTTCTTTCTCTGGTAACAAAGCTAATGCTACCGGTAAAACAGATGATCCTTACAGTAATGTTCAGTTAGAATCCGCTTTTGGTGGTGCTGTCGGTACATATTCTGGTGGTTTATCTATTGTGGATAACTCCTATTTTGCTAATAACACTGCTGGAAGTGGAGGTGCTGTTGGTAATGTAGATTCCAGAACTGTTGTTACTAATAACACTTTCATTAACAACAATGCTACCAATGGTGGAGCAGTTGGTGGAACCAGAGTTTATGGAACAGCAGTTACCAATGTAACTAATAATACCATGATTAACAACACTGCATATAATGGTGCTGGTGTTGCAATTATGGCTGGTTCTGGTAACATCATAAACAACACCATGACTTGTAATAATGCTACTAATGGTGGTGCTATTGCTAATGAAAATGGTATAACCGTAATTGAGGGTAATCAACTAGTAAACAACACTGGTATTTATGGTGGAGCTATTGCTAGTCAATTCGGAAGTACCAACATAACTAGTAACAATATAACATGTAATAATGCAACACGTGGTGGAGCAGTTGCAAATGATAACAGTACTGTTATAATAACCAACAATATCTTAGCAGGTAACACTGCAGATGCTGGTGCTACAATATACACCTTAACTGGTAACACTACAATTAATGCAAACAACATAACATCATCTAATGGAATTACATCAGTAATATACAACAATGGATCAACAATACTCGATAAAAACTACGTATTTAACAATACAGTAAGTGATGAAAACAGTTACGTAGTATACAGTGAAACAAGTACAAATATAAATGTAACTGGAAACAGCTTCTATAATAACACCGACTTTAAACGAGACATGTTATTTAATGACTTCTCATCACAAAACACTACAAATAACATCTACATAAGCAACTATCTTGAAACAAGCAGTCCTGATGATGTGACAATCACATTAAATGATAACATATACACATTAAACTACACAATAAACATAAGAAACGTATACAATGACACAGTAAGAACCGGGTATGTGAAAGTAAACATAAATGGTGAATACTACACAGAACAATTCCCAGTAAACAATGGAAACGTAACAGTAACAATACCAAAAAGTAGCTTAACATTCGAGAACAACATAATACTCGAATACATCTCAGAAGATAAAAGCTACCAGCCAATAAACAAAACAGCATACATAGAAATAGTAAAAGACACAACAATAACTGTGATAACAAACAACACCGTGAAAATAGGTTCAAACGTTGAAATACAAGGAGAATTACGTGACGAAGATAATGACATCGTACCAAATGCTGAAATAACCATTTCAGTAAACGATGATGAAACAATAAAAGTAATAACAGATGCAAATGGAAAATACAGTGTAAACTACACTACAAAAGTTCTAGGAACAAATAATGTAACTGTAAATTACAATGGAAACAAATCATACAATCCAAGCACAAATAAAACCACATTCAACGTAGAAAAAAGAGCTACAATTATCATAATAAATCCAGTTAAAAGTGTTATTGGTGAACAATTCACCCTAACTGCATATGTAACAGATATTTATGGTGATAAAGTAAATGGTGGTAACCTAGTATTTAAATTAAATGGTAAAACACTAAGAAATGATGGATCATTTAATAGTACAGAAGCACCACTTAAATTCAAAGTAGTAGATGGAGTAGTAACCTACACATTAACAGCAGACTTATACTTAAGAAATGCTAAAAACTTATCTGCATCATACAGTGGATCCTACAATTATGAAGCAAACACATCTGATATTACAACCGCAGAAATAGCAAAAAGAACCGCACAAATCACAGTAACAACAATAAACACAACAAAACAAGATGTAGACATAGAATTCACCGCACACCTCAAAGATATAACACCACATGGAACAAACATGACAGCAATAAATGAAGACGGATATGTGATCTTCAAACTAAATGGAGTAACACTTAAAGATGCAAGTGGAAAAGTAGTTAAAGTAAAAGTAGAAAATAACACAGCAAAATACACCTACCATGTACCAATAGGTATGGCAAGTGACGATGGAAAAAACAATACCAGAAACTACACAGTAGAAGCAGTCTACCAAAATGATATCTTCTACCCAGATACAAGAAACACCACAGTATTCCACGTAGAAAAATCACCAATAAACATACAATTTACAAAAGTAATCATAGACAACACAACAAAAACCATGAACATAACAGGAAACATAACAGATTACAAAGGAAACCTACTAGTAGGAGTAAATAAAGTTTGTGTAAAAGTAAATAATGCAACAATAAGAGATGCAGAAAATAACACAATCTTCTACACAGTAAGAAATGGAATCATAGACATCAAAGATGTAAATGTAACAAAAGCAAAAACATTTAATGATGTAATGGTAGTATCAGGAGATAGACAAGCATACCTAGAAGGTAGAAATACCACAACAGAACTAACAATAAAAAACTAG
- a CDS encoding flavodoxin, translating into MTKTAIIYFSASTNKVTKNIAQKLAQINNDDIYEIKPVDEYTNADLNWNDSNSRTTQEKENNNIRPEIASNIDITNYDNIILGFPVWWYTAPAIIKTFLENNNFTNKTIKIFVTSGGTGINEVETKITQEYPEINWKNGERLTGREDIGKLKEFIEQ; encoded by the coding sequence ATGACAAAAACAGCAATAATATACTTCTCAGCAAGTACAAATAAAGTAACAAAAAACATAGCACAAAAACTAGCACAAATAAACAATGATGACATCTATGAAATAAAACCAGTAGATGAATATACAAATGCAGATCTAAACTGGAATGACTCAAACAGCAGAACAACACAAGAAAAAGAAAACAACAACATAAGACCAGAAATAGCATCCAACATAGACATAACAAACTATGACAACATAATTCTAGGATTTCCAGTATGGTGGTATACAGCACCAGCAATCATCAAAACATTCCTAGAAAATAATAATTTTACTAATAAAACAATTAAAATATTTGTAACATCTGGTGGAACAGGAATAAACGAAGTAGAAACAAAAATAACCCAAGAATACCCTGAAATTAACTGGAAAAACGGAGAAAGATTAACAGGAAGAGAAGACATAGGTAAACTTAAAGAATTTATCGAACAATAA
- a CDS encoding nicotinate phosphoribosyltransferase, giving the protein MIENNICLLTDSYKVTHHYFYPENTEKIYSYMESRTGSEFNKTIFYGLQYIIKKYLEGQVVTEEKVYEAKNIIDQHIGKDIFNLDDWLYIADKLEGKLPIEIKAVSEGTPVDISNVLMTVVNTDKRCYWLPNYLEPLLLQVWYPSTVATLSAEVRKMFDFYLNVTSSSRDNLEFMLHDFGYRGASSTESASLAGSAHLLSFSGTDTIPALSIPENYYNSKELYGYSVQATEHSVMTAQGIKHEMDQAINVIKHAHDGILSMVIDSYNYKNFLVNACNSEYELNSYIRAFLERCDTNKVVFRPDSGEPISTTIDCLEIIGEGFGTTQTSNGYKVFDANVGLLWSDGLDYKVIRDILFSMKSQGWAAENIIFGMGGGLHTSVNRDTQRNAFKSSAQQRSGVWYDIFKKPLDSSKKSKSGRFKLIRENNIYKTVPIDSEGIDCLQTVFRNGELLVDDSFENIRSRARSYISHPKLV; this is encoded by the coding sequence ATGATAGAAAATAATATTTGTTTATTAACTGATAGTTACAAGGTAACCCACCATTATTTTTATCCAGAAAATACTGAGAAAATATATTCATATATGGAAAGCAGAACTGGGTCTGAATTTAATAAAACAATATTTTATGGCTTACAATATATTATAAAGAAATATCTTGAAGGTCAAGTTGTAACAGAAGAAAAAGTATATGAAGCAAAAAATATTATAGACCAACATATTGGTAAAGATATATTTAATCTAGATGACTGGTTATACATTGCAGATAAACTTGAAGGAAAACTACCAATTGAAATAAAAGCAGTTAGTGAGGGAACACCTGTAGATATTAGTAATGTATTAATGACTGTGGTAAATACTGATAAACGATGTTATTGGCTACCAAACTACTTAGAACCACTACTGTTACAGGTATGGTATCCATCCACAGTAGCAACATTATCTGCAGAAGTACGTAAGATGTTTGATTTCTATCTTAATGTTACCTCATCTAGTAGAGATAACCTTGAATTCATGTTACATGACTTTGGTTATAGAGGTGCAAGTTCCACTGAATCAGCAAGTCTTGCAGGTTCTGCACATCTTCTAAGTTTTTCTGGAACAGATACAATACCAGCACTAAGTATACCAGAAAACTATTATAATTCAAAAGAATTATATGGTTATTCAGTTCAAGCTACAGAACATAGTGTTATGACAGCTCAAGGTATTAAACATGAAATGGATCAAGCAATAAATGTTATAAAACATGCACATGATGGTATTCTTTCAATGGTTATTGATAGTTATAATTATAAGAATTTCCTAGTAAATGCATGTAATAGTGAATATGAACTTAATAGTTATATTAGAGCATTTCTTGAAAGATGTGATACAAATAAAGTAGTATTTCGTCCAGATAGTGGTGAACCTATATCCACTACTATTGATTGTCTAGAAATTATTGGAGAAGGATTTGGTACAACACAAACCAGTAATGGTTATAAAGTATTTGATGCTAATGTAGGTCTATTATGGAGTGATGGTCTTGATTACAAGGTTATACGAGATATCTTATTTAGTATGAAATCCCAAGGATGGGCTGCTGAAAACATAATATTTGGTATGGGTGGTGGATTACATACTAGTGTTAATCGTGATACTCAACGTAATGCATTTAAATCATCAGCTCAACAAAGAAGTGGCGTATGGTATGATATATTTAAAAAACCATTAGATAGTAGTAAGAAATCCAAATCTGGAAGATTTAAATTAATTAGAGAAAATAACATATATAAAACGGTTCCAATAGATTCTGAAGGTATTGATTGTTTACAGACAGTTTTCAGAAATGGAGAACTTTTAGTTGATGATAGCTTTGAAAACATAAGAAGTAGAGCAAGAAGTTATATTAGTCATCCAAAATTAGTATAA
- a CDS encoding MFS transporter has translation MEKNKTNKIIAILVLGTFGILSTEMGMVGILPEAAQYFNINIAQAGLFVSMFALIIAISALFMPLLFSKFERKKTFTFVLTIFVIFTILSALTKNFTLALIFRIIPAFVHPVYCGLALTVAAEIVPEEEKQDAVSKVIMGVSAGMIIGVPITTLFANYMGYQAAMLWFTTVNLIALIGTITLFPQLPGQKQSYGSQVSVAKTGIFIASSIGVILLNGALYASYGYISEFLSSMTHIIGIQLTITLFIYGVASIIGNWLGSKLLTKNTNKTVLTFPFIMMILLAILFIVCKQTIPTIIIMALWGLLAGIENDIAQYWIVSAAPQAPEFANGVFLSMGNIGVTIGTTLAGLIVISSGVQYIIILSIVMFILTFIALTIRVQKYATN, from the coding sequence ATGGAAAAAAACAAAACAAACAAAATAATAGCAATACTAGTACTAGGAACCTTCGGAATACTAAGTACAGAAATGGGAATGGTAGGAATACTACCAGAAGCAGCACAATACTTCAACATAAACATAGCACAAGCAGGACTATTTGTAAGCATGTTTGCACTAATAATAGCAATATCAGCGTTATTTATGCCATTACTATTTAGTAAATTTGAACGTAAAAAAACATTCACATTCGTACTAACAATATTTGTAATATTCACAATACTAAGTGCTCTAACCAAAAACTTCACACTAGCACTGATATTTAGAATAATACCCGCATTTGTACATCCAGTATACTGTGGACTAGCACTAACAGTAGCTGCAGAAATAGTACCAGAAGAAGAAAAACAAGATGCAGTATCCAAAGTAATAATGGGTGTAAGTGCAGGAATGATTATAGGAGTACCTATAACAACACTATTTGCAAATTACATGGGATATCAAGCAGCAATGCTCTGGTTTACAACAGTAAACTTAATAGCACTAATAGGAACAATAACTCTCTTTCCACAACTACCTGGACAAAAACAATCATATGGCTCACAAGTATCAGTAGCAAAAACAGGAATATTCATAGCATCATCAATAGGAGTAATACTACTAAACGGAGCACTATACGCATCATATGGATACATATCAGAATTCTTATCATCAATGACACATATTATAGGAATACAACTAACAATAACACTATTTATCTACGGAGTAGCATCAATCATAGGAAACTGGCTAGGATCTAAACTACTTACAAAAAACACAAACAAAACAGTACTAACATTTCCATTTATCATGATGATACTACTAGCAATACTCTTTATTGTATGTAAACAAACAATACCGACCATAATAATCATGGCACTATGGGGACTACTTGCAGGAATAGAAAATGACATAGCACAATACTGGATAGTCTCAGCAGCACCACAAGCACCTGAATTTGCAAATGGGGTATTTCTCAGTATGGGAAATATAGGAGTAACAATTGGAACAACCCTTGCTGGACTAATAGTAATAAGTAGTGGAGTACAATATATAATAATACTATCAATAGTAATGTTTATACTAACATTCATAGCACTAACAATAAGAGTACAGAAGTATGCTACAAATTAG
- a CDS encoding DUF6198 family protein, whose product MNIYERLLRYILGLFIITVGIAFSLKSNLGSSPVSTIPYTLTVVWSVEIGQATILFQSTLVLIQIILLRRKFQLRNLGQIIVGILFGYFTSFSVYIYHLYQNLPQ is encoded by the coding sequence ATGAATATATATGAAAGACTACTTCGCTATATACTAGGACTATTTATCATAACAGTTGGTATAGCATTTTCATTAAAATCAAACCTAGGATCATCACCCGTTAGTACAATACCCTACACACTAACAGTAGTATGGAGTGTAGAAATAGGACAAGCAACAATATTATTCCAATCAACACTAGTTTTAATACAAATAATACTACTTAGAAGAAAATTCCAACTACGAAACTTAGGACAAATAATTGTCGGAATACTTTTTGGATATTTCACAAGTTTTTCAGTATACATATATCATTTATACCAGAATCTACCACAATAA
- a CDS encoding NAD(P)/FAD-dependent oxidoreductase has translation MNIETEILIIGGGIAGLCAAKEATTYQAKVMLIDKKEKLTTPQTEYITKKSLRQLNIKANPDWIIKETKGFTLNVPDKTKIVLDEENVALPEPAYIVNLDKLTRDLQKSVENNITIKLDTTATKISRQKNQVQVTIEENGTTSTITTDILIIAEGTENNLSKQVELEYDNTPDKTKTLIQYEITSSDVKSSDMIDMYYGSYSPGGYVCVMPKDENTQYITMATQNNKTNKTQQHMEDFIKNQLKIDDYEINNKLIKEIPGNGVSRERVQDNIILTGDAAGFINPLTNMKIDAAIGSGTYAGIVASNLVFDGDYQKEYVNKFTMYTDMLINEDFTRYNETRKFLQSLTDDDLNIMARELQENTIYESDIDNIIRAMIDYCSKASLQLKTLYR, from the coding sequence ATGAATATAGAAACAGAAATACTAATAATAGGTGGAGGAATAGCAGGACTATGTGCAGCAAAAGAAGCAACCACCTATCAAGCAAAAGTAATGCTCATTGATAAAAAAGAAAAACTCACCACCCCACAAACAGAATACATAACCAAAAAATCACTAAGACAACTAAACATAAAAGCAAACCCTGACTGGATAATCAAAGAAACCAAGGGATTTACACTAAATGTACCAGATAAAACAAAAATAGTACTAGATGAAGAAAATGTAGCACTACCAGAACCAGCATACATCGTAAATCTAGATAAACTAACAAGAGATCTTCAAAAAAGTGTAGAAAATAATATAACAATAAAACTAGACACCACTGCAACAAAAATATCCAGACAAAAAAATCAAGTACAAGTAACAATAGAAGAAAACGGTACCACAAGTACAATAACAACAGACATACTCATCATAGCAGAGGGAACCGAAAACAACCTATCAAAACAAGTAGAACTTGAATATGACAATACACCAGATAAAACCAAAACACTCATACAATACGAGATAACAAGTAGTGATGTAAAATCATCTGATATGATAGATATGTACTATGGAAGTTACTCCCCTGGTGGTTATGTATGTGTCATGCCAAAAGATGAAAATACACAATACATTACAATGGCCACACAAAACAATAAAACTAACAAGACACAACAACACATGGAAGACTTCATAAAAAATCAATTAAAAATAGATGATTATGAAATAAACAATAAACTAATAAAAGAAATACCAGGAAATGGTGTAAGTAGAGAACGTGTACAAGACAATATTATACTAACAGGAGATGCTGCAGGATTTATAAATCCATTAACCAATATGAAGATAGATGCAGCAATAGGCTCAGGTACATATGCAGGAATAGTAGCATCAAATCTTGTATTTGATGGAGACTACCAAAAGGAATATGTGAATAAATTCACAATGTATACAGATATGCTGATAAATGAGGACTTCACAAGATACAATGAAACAAGAAAATTCCTACAATCACTAACAGACGATGATTTAAATATCATGGCCAGAGAATTACAAGAAAACACAATATATGAATCAGATATAGATAATATTATAAGAGCCATGATAGACTACTGTTCTAAGGCAAGTCTACAACTAAAAACACTATACAGATAA
- a CDS encoding ATP-binding protein → MMPTSVPKNIDKYFYNRKKDIKRISLQINSIYEDLSNQILITGTRGVGKTFLLKKILKDQPDDILTIYIDLSRIYGENQGKISEEEVLKELLSSIEAKINEDKTQPQKIEQTIKNKLNTLKLKNYDFKDATTILNIPLPEIRDNYQELSKFVMELPQSIVDSTEDIKGFIIVMDEFQLLKNLSNPEAFFWLIRSFVQEQSNVSYIFTGSVSKTAEVIEMLNGQTGAFGGRMIQIHIDPFTKEETLNYINDKSDNIRFTSDGFERFYKCTRGIPAYINTFCNILNPGEEYDSDMIKESFLLQMDQIVVMWLYVWGTLNKSEKHIVKILVDEDKLTWNELLDASGYSKATLTKYIDSLNNKGILDYGFDKKYTINDIMLKTWLRNKKEVEGQYPL, encoded by the coding sequence ATGATGCCCACAAGTGTACCCAAAAACATAGACAAATACTTCTACAATAGAAAAAAGGATATAAAACGAATATCACTCCAAATAAACAGTATCTACGAAGATTTATCCAACCAAATACTTATCACAGGAACAAGAGGAGTTGGAAAAACATTTCTACTTAAAAAAATACTAAAAGACCAGCCAGACGACATACTAACAATATACATAGACCTATCAAGAATATACGGAGAAAATCAAGGAAAAATAAGTGAAGAAGAAGTACTAAAAGAACTACTAAGTAGTATAGAAGCAAAGATAAATGAAGATAAAACACAACCCCAAAAAATAGAACAAACAATTAAAAACAAGCTAAATACTCTAAAACTAAAAAATTATGACTTTAAAGATGCAACAACAATACTAAACATACCACTACCCGAAATCAGAGACAACTACCAAGAATTAAGTAAATTTGTAATGGAACTACCTCAAAGTATTGTTGATTCAACAGAAGATATAAAAGGTTTTATTATAGTTATGGATGAATTCCAATTACTAAAAAATTTATCCAATCCTGAGGCATTCTTCTGGTTAATTAGGAGTTTTGTTCAAGAACAATCAAATGTAAGCTATATTTTCACAGGTTCTGTATCTAAAACTGCTGAAGTAATAGAAATGTTAAATGGGCAAACTGGTGCATTTGGTGGACGAATGATTCAAATACATATAGATCCATTTACAAAAGAAGAAACCTTGAATTACATAAATGATAAATCAGATAATATTAGATTTACTAGTGATGGATTTGAACGCTTCTATAAGTGTACCCGTGGAATACCTGCATATATTAATACATTTTGTAATATATTAAATCCTGGAGAAGAATATGATAGTGATATGATTAAGGAAAGCTTCTTGCTTCAAATGGATCAAATTGTGGTTATGTGGTTATATGTGTGGGGTACTCTTAATAAGTCAGAAAAGCATATAGTTAAAATTCTTGTAGATGAAGACAAATTAACATGGAATGAATTACTAGATGCATCAGGTTATTCTAAGGCTACATTAACTAAGTATATTGATTCATTGAATAATAAGGGTATACTTGATTATGGTTTTGATAAAAAGTATACTATAAATGATATTATGTTAAAAACTTGGCTTAGAAATAAGAAGGAAGTTGAGGGACAATACCCATTATAA
- a CDS encoding type II toxin-antitoxin system VapC family toxin, translating into MNKIFLDSSFIIALVNENDDLHEKAKELVKTKILQENEIYISNLIINEVITVVGNIINTNVAIDTYNLLVELCIILNEYKENNFNNNVINYYSFYKNKLSFVDCSRLELMKIYDIPYLVSYDKEFKRVNEIELIN; encoded by the coding sequence ATGAATAAAATTTTTTTAGATTCTTCATTTATCATTGCTTTAGTTAATGAAAATGATGATTTACATGAAAAAGCTAAAGAATTAGTTAAAACTAAAATTCTTCAAGAAAATGAAATTTATATTTCTAATTTAATTATAAATGAAGTTATTACTGTAGTGGGTAATATAATTAATACAAATGTAGCAATTGATACTTATAATTTATTAGTTGAATTATGTATAATTTTAAATGAATATAAAGAAAATAATTTCAATAATAATGTAATAAATTATTATAGTTTTTATAAAAATAAATTAAGTTTTGTAGATTGTTCTAGATTAGAACTTATGAAGATATATGATATTCCTTATTTAGTTTCATATGATAAAGAATTTAAAAGAGTTAATGAAATTGAGTTAATTAATTAA